One stretch of Pelmatolapia mariae isolate MD_Pm_ZW linkage group LG3_W, Pm_UMD_F_2, whole genome shotgun sequence DNA includes these proteins:
- the LOC134624027 gene encoding leucine-rich repeat LGI family member 2-like: protein MDTVDSKSPDHYVDLRQQDRDSETKKFIESNKLETTSKYAFRGLRDLTHLSLANNNIKALPRDLFIDLDSLIELDLRGNAFECDCRAKWLMTWLKNTNATVSDVVCAGPEDMKGKRLNDMTSLQNECVSTDFILHQSVASESFNKFQDIEVSKISKPSDIEAFQIGSDWFFVIADSSKAGLSTLYKWNDNGFYSYQSLHEWYRDTDVEFLDLDGKAHLILASRSQVPVIYQWSRSNQKFILQGEIPNMEDVVVVKHFRIKEELYLAMTRYIGDSKVLRWGTKQFAEIQALPSRGSMILQPFSFKERYYLGLGSDYTFSQIYLWDEDNKIFDRFKEVYIQAPRSFTVVSTDRRDFIFSSSFKGNTQIFEHIIIDLSL from the exons atggatactgttgactccaaatctcccgaccactatgtcgatctgagacagcaagaccgagacagcgagaccaagaA ATTCATTGAGAGTAACAAACTAGAGACTACGTCCAAATATGCCTTCAGAGGACTCAGGGACCTGACTCACTT GTCTTTGGCAAACAATAACATTAAAGCCTTGCCCAGGGACCTCTTCATTGACCTTGACTCCCTTATAGAGCT GGACCTGCGAGGCAATGCCTTTGAATGTGACTGCAGAGCCAAGTGGCTTATGACGTGGTTAAAGAACACCAATGCCACAGTGTCGGATGTTGTGTGTGCAGGACCAGAGGACATGAAGGGCAAGCGCCTCAATGATATGACCAGCCTGCAGAATGAGTGTGTCTCCACAG ATTTCATCCTTCATCAGTCTGTTGCCTCAGAATCGTTCAATAAGTTCCAGGATATCGAGGTGTCCAAGATCTCTAAGCCCAGTGATATTGAGGCCTTCCAGATTGGCTCTGATTGGTTCTTTGTGATTGCTGACAGCTCAAAAGCTGGCCTCTCCACCCTCTACAAGTGGAATGATAATGGCTTTTATTCGTACCAGTCACTGCACGAGTGGTACCGCGACACGGATGTAGAGTTTCTCGACTTGGATGGGAAAGCTCACCTTATTCTAGCGAGCCGCTCACAGGTTCCAGTGATCTACCAGTGGAGCCGGAGCAACCAGAAGTTCATCCTGCAGGGTGAGATCCCCAACATGGAGGATGTAGTGGTTGTGAAACACTTCCGGATCAAGGAGGAGCTCTACCTGGCTATGACGCGGTATATCGGTGATTCCAAAGTTCTGCGTTGGGGCACCAAACAGTTTGCTGAGATCCAAGCTTTGCCCTCTCGAGGCTCCATGATTCTCCAGCCGTTCTCTTTCAAGGAACGTTACTATCTGGGTCTGGGAAGCGACTACACCTTCTCACAGATCTACCTGTGGGATGAGGACAACAAAATCTTTGACCGCTTTAAGGAGGTGTACATCCAAGCCCCACGCTCTTTCACCGTGGTATCTACCGACCGCAGGGACTTTATTTTTTCCTCGAGCTTCAAGGGAAACACGCAGATCTTTGAGCACATCATTATCGACCTGAGCTTGTGA